In Aspergillus oryzae RIB40 DNA, chromosome 6, one genomic interval encodes:
- a CDS encoding uncharacterized protein (predicted protein) yields the protein MIATGVQNANGSGGFNVGLAAWSPWPKEGITFAEAIVSTNSIVFAYSFGGCLPSFMEEMHTPEDYIKTLWWLGGIQIVIYTLTGSLIYAFVGQEVQSPALLSAGPVISRVVFGIALPVIFISGSINTTVVCRYIHGKVYRNSVVRYINTPRGWITWLGLVLFVTILAWVIAEAIPVFSELLSIISSLFVSGLSFYLPPVIWYVLLREGAWYEKHNLKTAMYNLVVFIVGMIVFGCGTYASIAELVHKFESNSISKPFTCSA from the exons ATGATAGCCACTGGGGTTCAAAATGCGAACGGTTCCGGTGGGTTTAATGTCGGTCTTGCTGCTTGGTCGCCGTGGCCAAAGGAAGGAATCACTTTCGCAGAGGCTATCGTATCCACCAACAGTATTGTATTCGCCTATTCCTTCGGTGGCTGCTTACCATCGTTCATGGAAGAAATGCACACCCCAGAGGACTACATCAAGACCCTCTGGTGGCTCGGAGGCATTCAAATCGTTATTTATACTCTAACAGGCTCGCTTATCTACGCATTCGTGGGACAGGAGGTGCAGTCCCCTGCTCTACTGTCAGCAGGTCCTGTTATCTCAAGGGTCGTTTTCGGTATCGCGCTTCCAGTGATCTTCATCTCGGGCTCGATCAACACCACGGTGGTCTGTCGGTATATCCACGGAAAGGTATATCGCAACTCAGTTGTCCGGTACATCAATACCCCAAGAGGCTGGATTACATGGCTTGGACTTGTGCTTTTCGTTACCATTCTCGCGTGGGTTATTGCCGAGGCCATCCCTGTCTTCTCTGAGCTACTATCTATCATTTCATCACTATTCGTTTCGGGCTTATCCTTCTATCTCCCACCAGTCATATGGTACGTTCTTCTTAGGGAGGGTGCATGGTACGAAAAGCACAACTTGAAGACTGCTATGTACAATCTCGTGGTGTTTATTGTTGGGATGATCGTCTTTGGATGCGGCACGTACGCCAGCATTGCCGAGCTG GTTCATAAGTTCGAGTCAAATTCCATTAGCAAGCCATTCACGTGTTCTGCTTGA
- a CDS encoding putative MFS peptide transporter (H+/oligopeptide symporter): protein MPLSPLAWWADVHVGRYKAICVGVLICGIAHLIQIFGALPSVLQKGTAHSAPPFIISLLTLALGAGIFKPNIAPTILDQHRNKKAYNKVLKSGEKVIVDPELTSSRTMLIFYGVVNVGAFYMLATTYAEKFVGYWLAFLLAGIIYFLLPVVLALAYKRTHKQPPSGSSDLNNAVKIISMALRRNKFRVWRKNFFDAARPSVLAAEGIQVEWTDKLVDDVRRTLVATEVFFYFPIYNINDGGIGSVASNQGASMTTNGAPNDLLNNFNALTIIVATPVLSYILYPLLLRYNIKFERISRITFGFVLAMISGVIGAIVQWRVYKTSPCGYYASSCDAGVSPLLIWWQLPNVILGALSELFCNVTAYELAYARAPPSMRGLVMAIFLFTTALSSALGEVLIPVTQDPYLIWIWGAPAVALAVQTILFWFRFRSLNHDKFMIEEKDYVDTTLTTKSERAGKEL, encoded by the exons ATGCCACTTTCACCCCTCGCTTG GTGGGCCGACGTTCATGTCGGTCGGTACAAGGCCATTTGTGTAGGTGTCCTGATCTGCGGTATCGCGCACTTGATCCAGATCTTTGGTGCCCTTCCATCTGTCCTGCAGAAGGGCACGGCGCATTCGGCGCctccattcatcatcagtCTGCTGACCCTGGCGCTTGGCGCTGGGATATTCAAGCCAAACATTGCACCGACCATCCTGGACCAGCATCGGAACAAGAAGGCCTATAACAAAGTGCTCAAATCCGGGGAGAAAGTGATTGTGGACCCCGAACTGACCAGTAGCCGCACCATGCTGATCTTCTACGGGGTGGTCAACGTTGGTGCTTTTTATATGCTCGCTACCACGTACGCGGAGAAGTTTGTGGGCTACTGGCTTGCGTTTCTGTTGGCGGGGATTAtctatttccttttgccCGTGGTCCTGGCGTTGGCTTACAAGAGAACTCACAAGCAGCCACCGAGTGGAAGCTCCGATCTGAACAACGCCGTGAAGATCATCTCTATGGCACTGCGGCGCAACAAGTTTCGAGTCTGGCGCAAGAACTTCTTTGACGCAGCGCGACCGAGCGTCTTGGCCGCGGAGGGCATCCAGGTGGAATGGACCGACAAGCTAGTGGATGACGTCCGTCGGACCTTGG TCGCAACGGAAGTGTTCTTCTACTTCCCCATCTACAACATCAACGACGGCGGTATTGGCTCGGTCGCAAGTAACCAAGGCGCCTCCATGACGACAAACGGAGCTCCAAATGACCTGTTGAACAACTTCAACGCCCTGACCATCATTGTCGCGACACCTGTGCTGAGCTACATTCTCTACCCCCTGCTATTGCGCTACAACATCAAGTTCGAGCGCATCAGCCGCATCACCTTCGGCTTTGTTCTGGCCATGATCTCGGGGGTGATCGGTGCCATCGTCCAGTGGCGCGTGTACAAGACCTCACCCTGCGGGTACTACGCCTCATCCTGCGACGCGGGCGTCAGTCCGCTCCTGATCTGGTGGCAGCTCCCGAATGTCATTCTGGGTGCCCTGTCGGAGCTCTTCTGCAACGTCACGGCGTATGAACTGGCGTATGCGCGCGCTCCTCCTTCCATGCGCGGGCTAGTGATGGCCATCTTCCTGTTCACCACAGCGCTGTCCAGTGCGCTGGGTGAGGTCCTCATCCCCGTCACGCAGGACCCTTATTTAATTTGGATTTGGGGCGCACCAGCAGTAGCGCTGGCCGTCCAGAccattttgttttggttcCGGTTCCGGTCGCTGAATCATGATAAATTTATGATTGAGGAAAAGGATTATGTTGATACCACGCTCACAACGAAGAGTGAACGGGCGGGCAAGGAGTTGTAA
- a CDS encoding resistance to Congo red protein (predicted protein) — protein sequence MTRSRVMLSDTLPYKTSSCRDRWGNIYRCRSSWHNWGRWVLLAVIIVVALIAFFFYACLSARKRRRHGQRPIYGTGWIPGTQPPPGQWQQQQYPSQPPPAPPGYQPSTEHGYGQNYGSNQGYFGQQQYGSELQQPPNAYARDGVYSPPAGPPPGHPK from the exons ATGACGAGGTCACGTGTGATGCTCTCTGATACTCTGCCCTACAAAACTTCTTC TTGCCGCGACCGGTGGGGGAACATCTATCGGTGTCGGTCGTCATGGCATAACTGGGGTCGTTGGGTCTTACTGGCCGTCATCATCGTAGTAGCCTTgatagccttcttcttttacGC ATGTCTCTCGGCTCGTAAACGCCGTCGCCACGGTCAACGACCCATCTACGGCACCGGCTGGATCCCAGGCACACAGCCTCCGCCAGGCCAatggcagcaacagcaataTCCATCTCAACCACCACCTGCGCCGCCGGGATACCAACCGTCCACCGAGCATGGATACGGGCAGAATTACGGTTCAAACCAAGGGTACTTTGGTCAGCAGCAGTACGGATCCGAGCTACAGCAGCCACCGAACGCATATGCGCGAGACGGCGTATACTCACCCCCCGCGGGACCACCGCCGGGTCATCCGAAGTAG
- a CDS encoding uncharacterized protein (predicted protein), which translates to MFGKRKTSQKPNEELIREFRNDFPHVFSELSIASTLHPQGLVTHAQPGALQPAPWNEQPSMRSNLVNFVSPTGQPQGLHTPLPDQMCAVLHSPAGDLHTPTVEWNLTSSPSRWTQMLSGQTIRSQDDPLPANIAMFPSVDPSQVFSNANPFAPTFDEPPSVTRYFDHDHREYMAPDECDRKESFATSVRELSTDHSVSLASNVPERVSVHPEIPFRYHVILHAPTAMFDHARDIPVTYLNKAQAYTITVVDSRPPVAPTRPVQYRTRIGIAFEELTHRSNPALCWQLWHDARGGSDAERRGSSPCAVELVALKGGGRETPDPTWHLESASFNQFCVSWTSSGEAHSAECRILVRFHFLSTDFTQSKGVKGVPVRLCAKTERILSPECPPEGETEAEICYCRVKVFRDHGAERKLANDVAHIQKSIERVEKQIARADYHGGALGKKQKRRSVARGPTPSDPTRSMSRSPSVSTPGDLYKVLYDLQQLFSSALSVSVFSLPGDEQDDPDQLAGITLGNHPPSSPGGTDVRGDTDHDGPTEDGLPGRPSRSPVQRSFSITPGKASAADPAPGELCQFRRALNGRANLFSVACFYVQIQKNHRSSTYYHAMYLAQRTVRDLALQLSKLARIDLRGIVRVVHVKRMGLSIIVDDDVIQHLPEGQDMIASFVETPAVNRDLRCRPRFEVRLTY; encoded by the exons ATGTTTGGCAAGAG GAAAACATCGCAGAAACCGAACGAGGAGCTCATTCGAGAATTTCGCAATGATTTCCCCCATGTCTTTTCCGAGCTTTCGATCGCGTCGACGCTCCACCCGCAGGGTCTTGTCACCCACGCCCAACCAGGTGCCCTGCAGCCTGCGCCCTGGAACGAACAACCGTCCATGCGATCGAATCTCGTCAATTTTGTGAGTCCCACGGGTCAGCCGCAGGGCTTACACACGCCACTGCCCGATCAGATGTGCGCCGTCTTGCATAGCCCGGCGGGGGACTTGCACACCCCGACCGTGGAGTGGAACCTGACCAGCTCGCCCTCCCGCTGGACACAAATGCTCAGTGGCCAGACGATTCGTTCCCAGGATGACCCTCTACCCGCCAACATCGCCATGTTTCCCTCGGTCGACCCGAGCCAGGTCTTCTCCAATGCGAACCCATTCGCCCCGACGTTCGATGAGCCACCCAGCGTCACGCGCTATTTTGATCATGATCACCGGGAATACATGGCCCCGGATGAATGCGATCGGAAAGAGTCATTCGCAACCTCCGTCCGGGAACTCTCAACGGATCACTCAGTATCGCTGGCGTCGAATGTGCCGGAGAGGGTCTCCGTACATCCAGAAATTCC ATTCCGCTACCATGTCATCCTCCATGCGCCCACCGCGATGTTCGACCATGCCCGCGATATCCCCGTGACCTATCTGAACAAAGCTCAGGCCTACACCATCACGGTCGTCGACTCCCGCCCACCGGTCGCGCCCACCCGGCCGGTTCAATACCGGACCCGAATCGGAATCGCGTTCGAAGAACTCACCCACCGATCCAACCCGGCCCTTTGCTGGCAGCTGTGGCACGACGCGCGGGGTGGGAGTGACGCCGAGCGACGCGGCAGTAGCCCCTGTGCGGTGGAATTGGTGGCGCTAAAGGGAGGTGGCCGGGAGACGCCTGATCCGACGTGGCATCTGGAGAGTGCGTCCTTTAACCAGTTCTGTGTGTCGTGGACGAGCTCGGGCGAGGCCCATTCGGCAGAATGCCGGATTCTCGTGCGATTCCACTTTCTCTCCACGGATTTTACTCAATCCAAGGGGGTGAAGGGGGTTCCAGTGAGACTATGCGCGAAGACAGAGAGGATCTTGTCCCCGGAATGCCCACCGGAAGGCGAGACCGAGGCGGAGATATGCTACTGCCGGGTGAAGGTCTTCCGGGATCATGGTGCCGAAAGAAAGCTGGCGAACGATGTCGCTCACATCCAGAAGTCGATTGAGCGTGTCGAAAAACAAATCGCCCGGGCGGACTACCACGGTGGTGCTCTAGGTAAGAAGCAGAAACGCAGGAGCGTCGCGCGCGGACCCACCCCGAGTGATCCCACCCGATCGATGAGTCGCTCCCCCAGCGTATCTACCCCGGGCGACCTATACAAGGTCCTATACGATCTACAACAGCTGTTCTCCTCAGCCCTCTCGGTGAGTGTGTTCTCTCTGCCTGGGGATGAGCAGGACGACCCCGATCAGTTGGCTGGCATCACGCTGGGGAACCATCCTCCTTCGTCGCCCGGTGGGACGGACGTTCGTGGCGATACCGACCACGATGGTCCGACTGAAGATGGGTTACCTGGTCGACCGTCTCGGTCTCCCGTCCAACGGTCGTTCAGTATCACTCCGGGCAAGGCCTCGGCGGCAGACCCGGCACCCGGTGAGCTTTGTCAATTTCGGCGTGCACTGAACGGGAGAGCTAACCTATTCTCAGTGGCCTGTTTCTATGTCCAAATCCAGAAGAATCACCGTTCGAGTACCTACTACCATGCGATGTACCTAGCGCAGCGGACCGTCCGCGATTTGGCGTTGCAGCTATCCAAGCTCGCTCGGATCGACCTGAGAGGTATCGTTCGCGTGGTCCATGTCAAACGAATGGGATTATCGATCATAGTCGATGACGATGTGATCCAACACCTGCCAGAGGGTCAAGACATGATTGCGAGCTTCGTAGAGACCCCCGCCGTGAACCGTGATCTGCGTTGCCGGCCTCGTTTTGAGGTGCGATTGACCTATTAG
- a CDS encoding uncharacterized protein (predicted protein), whose translation MGSGSNNSNALIIVTAVFLGTSLVAVGLRCFVRLSIVRAFGHDDALMVMAMVCSLAFIFSWIRADSYSSFSMWHSPFDRPEDIRRGYLFWWLGQILYVTTVTIGRLSITISLLRLTVERIHIWILYAVMALSTTVGIVLFFVAMFQCQPVSYYWDRLSIEGHCLDMDLLLGIVYMYSAVAATCDFIIGILPVLLIWRLQMDRRTKTAVAGILGIACIASAAVIARVPYLGSAKSPDFLHATTQISICSNVEAGLGITAGSLATVRPIIRLWSRMTFAIPSNHSLTASCPISGKRRGTADCRDDANSHSTYASYVTEPQWPTQTTYAIP comes from the exons ATGGGATCTGGGAGTAACAATAGCAATGCCCTAATTATAGTCACCGCCGTCTTCCTAGGGACGTCGCTGGTGGCGGTTGGTCTACGATGTTTTGTTCGATTGAGTATTGTGCGCGCCTTCGGGCACGATGATGCATTGATGGTCATGGCGATGGTGTGCAGTCTCgcattcatcttctcctggatTCGCGCTGACAGCTATTCGAGCTTTTCAATGTGGCATTCGCCGT TTGACCGACCCGAGGACATCCGTCGCGGATACTTG TTTTGGTGGCTTGGCCAGATTCTGTATGTCACCACCGTGACGATCGGCCGACTATCAATTACCATCAGTTTACTTCGTCTAACCGTCGAGCGCATCCATATTTGGATTCTCTATGCAGTGATGGCGCTGTCCACGACGGTGGGGATTGTCCTTTTTTTCGTGGCGATGTTCCAATGCCAGCCAGTCTCCTATTATTGGGATCGCCTGTCGATCGAAGGACACTGCCTGGATATGGACTTGCTCCTCGGCATTGTATACATGTACAGTGCGGTGGCGGCAACCTGTGATTTCATTATCGGCATCCTTCCAGTGCTCCTCATCTGGAGGCTTCAAATGGATCGTCGGACGAAAACCGCCGTGGCGGGGATCTTAGGGATTGCTTGCAT AGCGAGCGCTGCTGTGATCGCCCGCGTCCCGTATCTCGGTTCGGCCAAGAGTCCAGACTTTCTCC ACGCAACCACACAAATCTCCATCTGCTCCAACGTCGAAGCTGGCCTGGGCATCACCGCTGGCAGTCTGGCGACTGTGCGGCCGATCATCCGCCTGTGGTCGAGGATGACTTTCGCTATTCCCAGCAACCATAGCTTGACCGCTTCATGTCCAATCTCTGGCAAACGTCGTGGTACTGCCGATTGTCGAGATGATGCCAACAGCCATTCCACCTACGCCAGTTATGTCACAGAACCTCAATGGCCCACACAGACTACATATGCTATTCCATAG
- a CDS encoding amidohydrolase family protein (predicted metal-dependent hydrolase of the TIM-barrel fold), with amino-acid sequence MPPFITLEEHYASPKVREASSEAREHYAYFPPAIMSKLESLGEERIQDLDKGNVSLQVISHGPGNLSPPLCSEVNNDLASAIARNATRLAGFAMLPMSEPAAAVAELERCVTELGFVGALVDNHLDGQFYDDERFWPIFEKAQQLDVPIYIHPTFASDSMMEHYKGNYSDSVALALSAFGWAWHAETGHHILRLFASGLFDRFPRLKIVIGHMGELLPFQLDRVFAISDRWGRERSFREVWRNNIWITTSGMFSLTPLACLLQTTSIDHVLYSVDYPFSPNEKGWQFFEEIEKSGLITGRDLELFAYQNAEALLRVRAVNV; translated from the coding sequence ATGCCTCCTTTCATTACCCTCGAAGAGCACTACGCCTCGCCGAAAGTCCGCGAAGCGAGCTCAGAGGCCCGTGAACATTACGCATACTTCCCGCCTGCTATAATGTCCAAGTTAGAGTCACTCGGGGAGGAACGTATCCAAGATCTCGATAAAGGGAATGTCTCTCTCCAAGTCATTTCCCACGGTCCGGGCAATTTATCGCCACCTCTCTGCTCCGAAGTAAACAATGACCTGGCATCCGCCATTGCCAGAAATGCCACTCGACTAGCGGGATTCGCCATGCTCCCGATGAGCGAGCCAGCTGCTGCCGTGGCCGAACTCGAGCGCTGTGTGACAGAACTGGGCTTCGTTGGAGCCTTGGTGGATAATCACCTGGACGGGCAATTTTACGACGATGAACGTTTCTGGCCCATTTTCGAGAAAGCGCAACAGTTAGACGTTCCGATCTATATCCACCCTACGTTTGCATCCGACTCCATGATGGAACATTATAAAGGAAACTACAGTGACTCTGTGGCGCTGGCGTTGAGCGCCTTCGGCTGGGCCTGGCACGCCGAGACCGGACATCATATCCTCAGGTTATTCGCCAGCGGGCTCTTCGATCGCTTCCCAAGACTGAAGATCGTGATCGGACACATGGGTGAGTTGCTCCCCTTCCAATTGGACCGCGTCTTTGCTATCTCGGACCGATGGGGCAGAGAGAGAAGTTTTCGGGAGGTCTGGAGGAATAATATCTGGATCACGACTAGTGGCATGTTTTCGTTGACGCCGCTTGCTTGTCTTCTGCAAACGACTTCGATCGATCATGTGTTGTATAGCGTTGATTATCCTTTTTCACCGAATGAGAAAGGATGGCAGTTCtttgaggagattgagaagagTGGCTTGATCACCGGGAGAGATCTGGAGCTATTTGCCTATCAAAATGCAGAGGCATTACTCCGTGTCAGGGCGGTAAACGTGTGA
- a CDS encoding Zn(II)2Cys6 transcription factor (predicted protein), protein MSGPDHPPKTRTRNGCANCRQSRVKCDGKEPSCTRCWQKGWQCTREKLTLKWKSDYHSRGLAFGREGVWGKGTQSKKNSRAISTGEQNWHFNSTVYPWSFVNQDISTLRWLYDEERAPGQSSSVELSMFGLKRDRLGVPEQAPLWYSPPVFPYPQGQKYAIMVEYFIDQVCPRTTSSLKIASPFTSVILPFCLSGSVNGLAALQALAACYWSQSNPAHTSTAVRLKSQVLRELRRMIAADPSYTISPDPEVLVLMMMLSLYDIVDQCDKGWIVHLQGAKDIIRLRRKNLTNETQCPVTAFAELFFAFQDVMGRTACAKADLFGPSFWDQTDRSVNPWMGCSPELVSILFSILDLSRIRPKMDTDLAQEVDFSMRASALNRRLGSLVQVLADPEDRALQAVADLKRLACTVYLHCALYDAEPSTPIVRSLVRRIIEKLSALLQENLIINATWPIFVAAVELDPADGEDWQDPVTGELVCGRALVLRALATMAQSTVTSVARVRSIIETVWQSRDCDLAAGSSRRQSSQHNDWEWYVVPLSDALSLV, encoded by the coding sequence ATGTCTGGACCAGATCATCCGCCAAAGACGCGAACCCGCAATGGGTGCGCCAACTGTCGACAGAGTCGGGTCAAGTGTGACGGAAAGGAACCCTCCTGCACGCGATGCTGGCAGAAAGGCTGGCAATGCACCAGGGAAAAGTTGACTCTCAAATGGAAGTCCGACTACCATAGCCGTGGGTTAGCATTCGGCCGGGAAGGAGTCTGGGGCAAAGGAACGCAGTCGAAGAAAAATTCTCGTGCGATCTCAACCGGGGAACAGAATTGGCATTTCAATAGCACGGTGTATCCGTGGAGCTTTGTCAATCAGGACATCTCGACACTCAGATGGCTTTACGACGAGGAAAGAGCCCCCGGTCAGTCATCATCCGTGGAGCTCAGCATGTTCGGTCTTAAACGCGACAGGCTCGGAGTGCCAGAGCAGGCCCCTTTGTGGTACTCGCCGCCAGTATTTCCCTATCCACAAGGGCAAAAATACGCAATCATGGTGGAATATTTCATCGATCAAGTCTGTCCTCGAACAACGTCAAGTCTAAAGATTGCTTCCCCTTTTACGTCTGTGATCCTTCCCTTTTGCTTGAGCGGCTCCGTGAACGGACTCGCAGCGCTCCAAGCACTGGCCGCGTGCTACTGGTCCCAATCTAACCCGGCACATACGAGCACCGCAGTGCGGTTAAAGTCTCAAGTCCTGAGAGAATTGCGCCGCATGATTGCGGCGGACCCATCCTATACCATCTCTCCGGATCCTGAAGTTCTGGtcctgatgatgatgctgagtCTATACGACATAGTCGACCAGTGCGACAAAGGATGGATCGTCCACCTCCAAGGTGCGAAGGACATTATCCGGCTTCGGAGGAAAAACCTGACCAACGAGACGCAATGTCCAGTGACGGCCTTTGCAGAACTATTCTTCGCTTTTCAGGATGTCATGGGTCGCACCGCCTGTGCCAAGGCGGATTTGTTTGGCCCTTCTTTCTGGGATCAAACTGACCGTTCCGTCAATCCGTGGATGGGATGTAGCCCCGAGCTAGTCTCTATCCTCTTTTCCATCCTGGATCTCAGTCGAATCCGCCCCAAGATGGACACCGACTTGGCTCAAGAGGTGGACTTTAGCATGAGAGCTTCTGCCTTGAATCGAAGATTGGGTAGCCTTGTGCAAGTCTTGGCTGATCCAGAAGACCGCGCTCTCCAAGCGGTTGCCGATCTCAAGCGGCTGGCATGCACCGTCTATCTGCACTGCGCTTTATACGACGCAGAGCCATCTACCCCAATCGTTCGCAGTCTCGTCCGGCGAATCATAGAGAAATTGTCCGCCTTGCTCCAAGAGaatctcatcatcaatgCAACATGGCCAATTTTTGTAGCTGCCGTTGAGCTGGATCCTGCGGATGGAGAGGATTGGCAGGATCCGGTCACGGGGGAGCTGGTCTGCGGACGAGCTTTGGTCCTGAGAGCGTTGGCTACGATGGCCCAGTCCACGGTCACCAGTGTGGCGCGCGTCCGCTCCATCATTGAAACGGTTTGGCAGTCGCGAGACTGTGATTTAGCCGCCGGATCGTCCCGACGGCAATCCTCCCAACACAATGATTGGGAATGGTATGTGGTGCCGCTGAGCGATGCATTGAGTCTGGTATAG
- a CDS encoding uncharacterized protein (predicted protein): MAPTIFGIGTGPVNRLSIQIPALIRRALHYGHAVVIGDGQAEWDHVHIADLVTLFELVLVKVLKGEDVPYGAKGLLFAETGRHTWMDVSRGIAAAGSELGLLATDEVRSVSLPEAAAWASNGNAQVRELGFASKGRVTRLGNGQKVQISITLVT; the protein is encoded by the exons ATGGCCCCGACAATCTTCGGCATTGGCACGGGTCCTGTCAACCGGCTCTCGATCCAGATCCCCGCCCTCATCCGCCGTGCCTTGCACTACGGACATGCTGTGGTCATCGGGGATGGACAGGCCGAGTGGGACCATGTTCACATCGCCGATCTAGTGACCCTGTTCGAGTTGGTTCTAGTGAAGGTGTTGAAGGGAGAGGATGTGCCGTACGGAGCCAAGGGATTGTTGTTCGCAGAGACGGGTCGTCATACCTGGATGGATGTGTCTCGTGGCATTGCCGCGGCGGGTTCAGAGCTGGGCTTATTGGCGACGGATGAAGTTCGTAGTGTGTCCCTCCCAGAGGCTGCCGCCTGGGCCTCAAATGGCAATGCGCAGGTGCGAGAGCTGGGTTTTGCATCCAA AGGCAGGGTAACTCGGCTGGGGAATGGCCAGAAAGTCCAAATTAGCATA ACTCTGGTAACGTAG
- a CDS encoding uncharacterized protein (predicted protein) produces MESMFYPGLTNAAPRQGLASRGKNHIILVGRRYDIKAVLVRLHGVKNSLTIEQLEPWCTRNQHVQNAMAQTRILLTGATGYIGGSVLTTLKASTAVEVQSAQIDVLIRGPERVPEFENLGVGVIVFTSLDETEFIRKLASDYDVIVNTASAFHTESAIAMITGLHERETKTGQKTHFIHVS; encoded by the exons ATGGAATCGATGTTCTATCCAGG GCTGACAAATGCTGCTCCGCGGCAAGGTTTAGCAAGCAGGGGTAAGAATCACATAATTCTTGTGGGTAGGAGATATGATATAAAAGCTGTCCTCGTACGTCTTCATGGCGTAAAAAATTCACTCACAATCGAACAACTTGAACCTTGGTGTACACGGAATCAGCACGTACAGAACGCAATGGCTCAAACTCGCATTCTCCTGACCGGGGCTACGGGCTACAT TGGTGGCTCGGTCCTAACCACCCTCAAGGCCAGTACTGCCGTTGAAGTACAGAGTGCACAGATCGACGTCCTCATCCGCGGGCCGGAGAGGGTTCCGGAGTTCGAAAACCTCGGGGTTGGAGTCATTGTCTTCACGAGCTTAGATGAGACGGAATTCATTCGGAAGCTCGCGAGCGACTATGATG TCATTGTCAACACCGCTTCCGCTTTTCACACTGAATCCGCTATTGCCATGATCACTGGTCTTCATGAGAGAGAGACCAAGACGGGCCAGAAAACCCACTTTATCCATGTGAGCTAG
- a CDS encoding fatty acid desaturase (predicted protein) — protein sequence MDLDPNLTISDVLVLENLLDDIKAQRSEGQDREAVIQSRTSHHEETVKKLQALNDPHHSDFEPSVVFTWDLRDLRLYPWLDRWILQPYIGLATRIVRHETDVVMLSHILLYLTTSVPSAILLFYRFSWIHGILHWLMQSYYTGTYTLLMHQHIHMGGVLKPKYRWLDMTFPYVTDRLMGHTWNSYYYHHVKHHHVEGNGPEDLSSTIRYQRDDLFDFLCYFGRFLLCVWFELPRYFFRKGNLRCGFKAGTWEILSLASMYWSWKYLGWKPTLFCFVLPFMQLRLGLMVGNWGQHAFVDEVDPNSDFRSSITLIDVASNRFCYNDGYHTSHHLNPRRHWRDHPVAFLQQKDRYTNENALVFRDIDYIMITVRLLRKDYNHLAKCLVPLGDQIGMEQVEIAQMLRTKTRRFTEEEIRRKFPQRNQSHQ from the exons ATGGATCTCGATCCTAATTTGACGATTAGCGATGTGCTAGTCCTGGAGAACCTGCTAGATGACATTAAAGCACAGAGGAGCGAGGGACAAG ATCGTGAAGCTGTGATCCAAAGTAGAACGTCTCACCATGAAGAGACGGTCAAGAAATTGCAGGCGTTGAATGACCCCCATCATTCGGACTTTGAGCCCAGCGTGGTGTTCACATGGGACCTCAGGGATCTTCGCCTGTATCCGTGGCTAGACAGGTGGATTCTGCAGCCCTATATCGGTCTTGCAACAAGAATCGTTCGGCATGAGACCGACGTGGTGATGCTGTCCCATATTTTACTCTACCTTACGACCTCCGTGCCGAGCGCaattcttttattttatagaTTCAGCTGGATACATGGCATCCTGCATTGGCTCATGCAAAGCTACTATACGGGGACATACACTCTGTTGATGCACCAGCATATTCATATGGGTGGAGTACTGAAACCGAAATACCGCTGGCTCGACATGACATTCCCATATGTCACGGATCGTCTGATGGGCCATACCTGGAACAGCTACTACTATCACCATGTCAAGCATCACCACGTGGAGGGCAACGGGCCCGAAGATCTCTCTTCTACCATCCGGTATCAACGGGACGACCTATTCGACTTTCTTTGCTACTTTGGCCGGTTCTTGCTCTGTGTTTGGTTCGAGCTACCACGCTACTTTTTCCGCAAGGGCAATCTTCGCTGTGGATTCAAGGCAGGGACGTGGGAGATCCTCAGCCTGGCGTCGATGTACTGGTCATGGAAATACCTCGGCTGGAAGCCAACtctcttttgctttgttcttccattcatGCAACTGCGCCTGGGGCTGATGGTCGGAAACTGGGGACAGCATGCCTTTGTGGACGAGGTGGATCCGAACTCAGACTTCCGCTCGAGCATTACATTAATAGATGTTGCA AGTAACCGTTTCTGCTACAACGATGGCTACCACACCTCCCACCACCTGAATCCCCGTCGCCACTGGAGGGATCATCCCGTGGCCTtcctgcagcagaaggaCCGATACACCAACGAGAATGCACTGGTGTTCCGCGACATTGACTACATCATGATCACCGTGAGACTATTGCGGAAGGACTATAATCATCTCGCCAAATGTCTCGTCCCACTGGGGGACCAGATCGGGATGGAGCAAGTCGAGATTGCGCAAATGCTGCGCACCAAGACTCGACGATTCACCGAAGAGGAGATCAGACGGAAGTTCCCCCAAAGGAACCAGAGTCATCAATGA